TTAATTTTATGTTGTCTAATTCAGATTTCTTGAAGTTTTTTTCGTGAAGTTTTCTGTGATAATTGATGGCAAATCTGTGTGTTTCTTCTTGAATTGCAAACAACAACCTGTACAAAGGAGTGTTCACTTTCAATCTGATTTCGTCGTTTTCGTAAATTATCCCACGCGTCCTATGCTTATCGTCTTTTACAAGACCCAAAATTGGAATATCCAAGTTGAATTCGTCCAACACTTCTTTTGCAATGTTGACTTGACCTTTGCCACCATCCATCAAAATTATAGAAGGCATTTCGTCAAAGCTGTTGTCTTTTTTATCAGAATCCAAAAGCCTTCTGAATCTTCTGGTCAACACTTCTTTGTGCGATGCGTAATCATCTGCACCCTCTACGGTTTTGATTTTGAATTTACGATAATCTTTGGGAGATTTCGTGCCGTTTTTGAACACAATCATACTTCCCACAGAATCCACACCACTTGTGTTGGAAATATCGTAACATTCAATTCTATCAATTGGTTTAACTCCTGTGATGTCTTGCAAATCCAGGATTGCATTCTCGCGATTGCGTTCCCTTTTTAAATGTCTGGAGATGTATTTGTCCAATCCTTCTTTTGCATTTACTCTGACCATTTCCAAGAGGTCTGTCTTGTTGCCTCTTTTAGGAATTTTGATTTCGACCTTGGAACCTTTTTTCTCCGTTAGCATTTCTTCGATAAGTTCTCGGTCTTCGATATCAATATCAGTTAGGATTTGTTTCGGAACATACGTCAAATCAATGTAGAATTGTTTGAAAAATTCTCCCACAATGTGTTCATTTGATTCTTCGTATTTATTGTCAATAATAAAATGCTGTCTTTCGATGATTTTCCCATTTCTCATGAAAAACACTTGAACACATACAGTCTCAGCTTCTCTCGCCATGGATATCATATCCAAGTCCAATCCCTTGGTGTTGGTTATGTTTTGTTTTTCCAAAATCACTTGTATATTCGCGATAGAATCTCTGAATTTCGCTGCCAATTCGAAGTTCAAATTCTTGGATGCAGCCATCATTTT
This Finegoldia magna ATCC 53516 DNA region includes the following protein-coding sequences:
- the uvrC gene encoding excinuclease ABC subunit UvrC, which encodes MFDIKKELQKVPHKPGVYIMHDKNDEIIYVGKAIDLRRRVGQYFDSSQKLAKVAAMVSHVEYFEYIIVNNECEALVLESNLIKKNSPKYNIVLRDDKQYPYIKITNEKFPRVLKTRRVLKDKAKYFGPFPNAYAVNDIIDLIHETYKIRTCNLNFDKGQTLKRPCLNYYINRCDGMCVYDVDEEDYNKELLEVENFLNGREDELTKKLTDKMMAASKNLNFELAAKFRDSIANIQVILEKQNITNTKGLDLDMISMAREAETVCVQVFFMRNGKIIERQHFIIDNKYEESNEHIVGEFFKQFYIDLTYVPKQILTDIDIEDRELIEEMLTEKKGSKVEIKIPKRGNKTDLLEMVRVNAKEGLDKYISRHLKRERNRENAILDLQDITGVKPIDRIECYDISNTSGVDSVGSMIVFKNGTKSPKDYRKFKIKTVEGADDYASHKEVLTRRFRRLLDSDKKDNSFDEMPSIILMDGGKGQVNIAKEVLDEFNLDIPILGLVKDDKHRTRGIIYENDEIRLKVNTPLYRLLFAIQEETHRFAINYHRKLHEKNFKKSELDNIKLIGKKRKKALMKHFKTLDRIKKASVEELCEVDGMNEKAAENIVNYFKQ